The DNA sequence CTGGAGCTCGCGCTCCAGCTCGGCCAGGACGTCGGCGTCGAGCAACTCGCGCAGCTCGGCCTGGCCCAGGAGCTCGGCCAGCAGCCGCGAGTCGAGGGAGAGGGCGGCGGCGCGCCGCTCGGCGAGCGGGGAGTCGCCCTCGTACAGGAACTGCGCCACATAGCCGAAGAGCAGCGAGCGGGCGAAGGGCGACGGCTCGGGGGTGGTCACCTCCACCAGCCGGACCCGGCGGGCCTCGATGTCGCCCATCAGCTCGGTGAGGCCGGGGACGTCGAAGACGTCCTGGAGGCATTCGCGGACGGCTTCCAGGACGATCGGGAAGGAACCGAACTCGCTGGCCACCTGGAGGAGCTGCGCGGCACGCTGGCGCTGCTGCCACAGCGGGGTGCGCTTGCCGGGGTCGCGGCGGGGCAGCAGCAGGGCGCGGGCGGCGCATTCCCGGAACCGGGAGGCGAACAGCGCCGAGCCGCCGACCTGATCGGTGACGACCTGGCCGATCTCGCCCTTGTCGAAGGCGACGTCGGCCGCGCCCACCGGGGACTGCTCGGCGTCGTACTCCACGCCCTGGCGCATCGGGTCCGCGTCGAGGAGGTCGAGACCCATCAGATCGGCGTCCGGCAGCCGCAGCACGATGCCGTCGTCGGCGTGCATGACCTGGGCGTCGATGGCGTACCGCTCGGCGAGGCGGGCTCCCAGGGCGAGCGCCCAGGGGGCGTGGACCTGCGCGCCGAACGGGGAGTGGACCACCACGCGCCAGTCGCCCAGCTCGTCGCGGAACCGCTCGACGACGATCGTGCGGTCGTCCGGCACATGTCCGCAGGCACGGCGCTGCTCGTCCAGATAGCCGATGACGTTCTCGGCGGCCCAGGCGTCCAGACCGGCGGCCAGCAGCCGCAGCCGGGCGTCCTCGGGCGCCAGGGCGCCGATCTCCCGCAGGAAAGCGCCCAGGGCTCGGCCCAGCTCCAGGGGGCGGCCGAGCTGGTCGCCCTTCCAGAAGGGCAGCCGGCCGGGGACGCCGGGGGCGGGGGAGACCAGGACGCGGTCGCGGGTGATGTCCTCGATCCGCCATGAGGTGGTGCCCAGGGTGAACACATCGCCCACCCGGGACTCGTAGACCATCTCCTCGTCGAGCTCGCCGACCCTGCCGCCGCCCTTTTTGGTGTCGGCGCCCGCCAGGAAGACACCGAAGAGCCCGCGGTCGGGGATGGTGCCGCCGGAGGTCACCGCGAGCCGCTGCGCCCCCGGGCGCCCGGTGACCGTATGGGCGACGCGGTCCCACACCAGACGCGGCCGCAGCTCGGCGAAGGCGTCGGAGGGGTAGCGGCCCGCGAGCATGTCGAGGACCGAGGTGTACGCCGACTCCGGGAGCGAGGCGAACGGTGCGGCGCGGCGGACCAGGGCCAGGAGCTCGTCCACGTCCCAGGTGTCCATGGCGGTCATGGCGATCAGCTGCTGGGCGAGCACGTCCAGCGGGTTGGCGGGCACCCGCAGCGATTCGATGGCACCTTCGCGCATCCGCTCGGTGACCACCGCGGCCTGCACCAGATCGCCGCGGTACTTCGGGAAGACCACGCCGGTGGAGACCGCGCCCACCTGGTGGCCGGCCCGGCCCACCCGCTGCAGACCGGAGGCCACCGAGGGCGGCGACTCGACCTGGACGACCAGGTCCACCGCGCCCATGTCGATGCCGAGCTCCAGGCTGGAGGTGGCGACGACGGCGGGCAGCCGGCCGGCTTTGAGGTCCTCCTCCACCAGCGCCCGCTGCTCCTTGGACACCGAGCCGTGGTGCGCGCGGGCCAGCAGCGCCGGCGCGCCCCGGGCCGCGCCGGCCTCGGCCATCAGCTCGGCGGGGGAGTGGTCCTCGGGCAGGGCCTCTCCGGTGGCCCGCTCGTAGGCGATCTCGTTCAGCCGGTTGCACAGCCGCTCGGCCAGGCGGCGGGAGTTGGCGAAGACGATGGTGGAGCGATGGGCCTGGACGAGATCGGTGATCCGCTCCTCCACATGGGGCCAGATCGACGGCCGCTCGCCCGCCTCCCCCTCCTGGGCCGGGGAGCCGCCCAGCTCGCCCAGGTCCTCCACGGGCACGACCACCGACAGGTCGAACTCCTTGCCCGACGGCGGCTGGACGATCTCCACCTTGCGCCGCGGCGACAGGAACCGCGCCACCTCGTCCACCGGCCGCACGGTCGCGGACAGGCCGATGCGCCGGGCGGGGTGCTCGAGCAGCTCGTCGAGGCGCTCCAGGGACAGCGCGAGATGGGCGCCGCGCTTCGTCCCCGCGACGGCGTGGACCTCGTCCAGGATCACGGTCTCCACCCCGCGCAGCGCCTCCCGGGTGGCGGAGGTGAGCATCAGGAACAGCGACTCGGGGGTGGTGATGAGGATGTCCGGCGGCCGGGCGGCCAGGGCGCGGCGCTCGGCGGGCGGGGTGTCGCCCGAGCGGGTGCCCACCCGGATCTGCGGCTCGGGCAGGCCCAGCCGGACCGCCTCCTGCCGGATACCGGTCAGCGGGCTGCGCAGATTGCGCTCGACGTCCACCGCCAGGGCCTTCAGCGGGGACACGTACAGCACCCGGCAGCGCTTCTTCGGCTCGGCGGGCGGCGGCTCACCGGCCAGCTTGTCCAGGGCCGCCAGGAAGGCGGCCAGGGTCTTGCCCGAGCCGGTGGGGGCGACGACCAGGACGTCCGAGCCCTCGCCGATCGCCCGCCACGCGCCCTCCTGCGCGGGCGTGGGCGCGGTGAAGGCACCCGTGAACCATCCGCGGGTGGCCGGGGAGAATCCATCGAGCGCCGAACGTGCCATGCCCCCCATCGTGCACCGGACCACTGACAATGGCCGGAGCCGCAGGTCAGAGGCGGTCGGGTGGAGCGCACAATGGTGCCATGGCCAACCGGGAGAGCGCGCGGCACTGGCGGTACCCCCAGCTTCCGGGCGTCGACCTGCTGCGCGCCCGCTACATCGACAAGACCTTCGTATGGCACACCCACGAGACCTTCGTGATCGCGGCGGTCACCGAGGGCGTCGAGGAGTTCCACCACCGTGGCACCGTCGAACGCACCGGGCCCGGCGGGATCGCGCTCATCAACCCGGAGGTTCCGCACACCGGACGGGCCGGGGCGCCCGAGGGGTGGGCGTACAGCGTGCTGTACCCGGCCCCGGACCTGGTGGCCGGTGTCGCCGCCGAGACGACCACGCTCCGTGGAATGGCCGGATTCCGGGTTCCCACCGTCGACGACCCCCAGGCCGCGCGGCTCGTCACAGCGGTGCACCGGGCCGCGGAGGAGGGCAACGCGCTCGCCGCCGACAGCCTGCTGCGCATCGCCCTCGTCCGGCTGCTGCGCGAGTACGGAGGCCCACTCCCCGAGCGCACGGCGCGCACCGCGGGGGCGCGAACGGCGGCGCGCGCCCGCGCGATCCTCCAGGAGCGGATGGCGGATCCGCCGTCCCTGGAGCGGCTGGCGGCCGAGCTGGGCACCGGACCCTTCGCCCTGCTGCGGGCCTTCCGCGCCGTCTACGGGATGCCGCCGCACACCTGGCTCACCGACGCCCGGGTGCGCCAGGCCCGGCGGCTGCTGGACGCCGGGAGAGCGCCCGCCGAGGCGGCCGTTGCCGTCGGCTTCACCGACCAGTCCCACCTGAACCGGCACTTCACCCGCATCGTGGGGGTGCCACCGGGCGCCTACCGCCGGGAGCGTGCAAGAACGTACAAGACCGAATCCGAAGCGGTCTCCTAACGTGCGCGATGTGCCAGAACAGATAGAGACACGAACCGATCCCGTCGCGCTCCCGGCAGACCCGGCCGTCGTCCGGGACGCCCTGGGCGTCGGCGTCGCCGTGGGACTCTCCGGCTTCGCCTTCGGAGTGACGTCGGCGGGCGCCGGACTCGGCCTGCTGCAAACCTGCGCGCTCAGCCTGCTCGTCTTCACCGGGGCGTCGCAGTTCGCCCTCGTGGGCGCGCTGGCGGCGGGCGGCAACCCGTTCACGGCCGCCGCCGGGGCGTTCTTCCTCGGGGTGCGCAACGCCTTCTACGGGCTCCGGCTGTCCGGACTCCTCGGGCTGCCGCGCGCGGTGCGCCCCCTGGCGGCCCACTGGGTCATCGACGAGACCTCGGCCGTCGCCCTCGCCCAGCCCGACCGGCGCACCGCGCGCCTGGGTTTCACCGTCACCGGGCTGACCCTGTACGTCCTGTGGAACCTCACCACGCTGCTCGGTGTCCTGGGGGCCTCCGCCCTTGGGGACACCGACGCCTGGGGCCTGGACGCCGCCGGGCCCGCCGTCTTTCTCGCCCTGCTGGCCCCCATGCTCAGCGGCACCGTCGAACGGGCCGTGGCCGCCCTCGGCGTCCTGCTGGTACTGCTCTCCCAGCCGGTGCTGCCCGCCGGGGTTCCGGTCCTGGTGGCGGCGCTCGCCGCTCCCGTCGTCCTTACGGTGCGCGGACGCGTCTCGCGCACCACGGAGCCGGGTGAGCGCCGATGATCACCTGGATAGCCATCGGCGTCACCGCGGTGGGCTGCTACCTGGTCAAGCTGCTGGGGCTCTCGGTGCCCGCCGGGGTCCTGGAGCGCCCGCTCGTCAGGCGTCTGGCCGCGCTGCTGCCCGTGGCCCTGCTGGCCGCCCTCACCGCCCAGCAGACCTTCGGCGACGGCCCACACCTGGTCCTGGACGCGAGGGCGGCCGGGCTGGGGGCGGCGGCGCTCGCGCTGGTGCTCCGCGCCCCCTTCCTGGTGGTGGTCGCCGTGGCCGTCGCCGTCACCGCCGGCGTCCGGGCCCTGTGACCGAAGGACGCCCGCCGCTCGGACCGGCCGTCCCTACGCCTCGCTCGGACGGCCGTCCGCATGCCCGCGCTCGGACCGGCCGTCCGTACGCCCGCTCAGACCGGCCGTCCGTACGCCCGCAGCGTCAGCAGCGCCTCGATGGTCGCCAGCGACCGCCACTCCAGCGCGGCCCCCGGCGTCCATGCGCGCTCGCGCGGCGGCCAACCGCCGTCCTCCTGCTGCGCGGCCACGAGTGCGTCCAGGGACCGCTCGACCTCGGCGTCGGTGAACCACCGGCGCGCCAGCGAGCCGGGCGTACGGGCGATGTCGTGTACGTGGAGGGGTTCGCCGGGGCCGTGGTCCGCCGACAGGGGGCGGTCCTGGGCGGGCTCGATGGCCGGGGCCGGCACGGGCTCGACCAGCCGCTCCTCCCGCACCCGGCGGCCGAGCCGCTCGGCCGCCGCCTCGGCGCGGGCCCGGTCCGGTGCCCCGTCGAGGAAGGCGACGGCCGCCGCGACCGTATACGGGCGCGTCATCGCGCCGCCCTCCGTCAGGGCCGTGACCGCCGCCCAGCAGAAGTCCGTGGCCCGGAACAGCCACGCGTGCCACACCTCATTGCGGTGCAGCAGCCCCACCACCGGCCCGGTGGTCAGCAGATCACCGCACCGATCATCCGCCGACGGAACCCAGTGGGCCGCCGGATAGCCGCGCAGCGAGGGGTGGCACGCGGGCAGCGCGCCGTCCGGGGTGGACACGGACGTCAGATAGCGGCACAGGCGCTCCACCCGCTGCCCGCCGCAGCGCCCGATCCCGTCGAGCACCCGTAAGGCGTGCACGGCATGCAGCGGCTGGCTCACCGGGCCGCGCAGATCCGGCTCCAGCGCGTGGCCGTAGCCTCCGTCGGCTCCCAGGTACGCGGCCAGCGCGGTCTCGACCGCCTCGGCGCCGCCGCCCAGGAAGTGGTAAGCGAATCTGCGCTGCTCCAGCACCCGGGCGGTCAGCCAGATGAACCGCTCGGCGCGGGAGAGCGCGGAGGACTCGGCCGGCTGCGCCGGATCGGCGGACCCGGGTGGGGGAACGGAGGGCGACGACGGCGAGGAGGGGAGGCGTGCGGATCGGTCCATGGACAGACCGTAGGGCGGAAGACACCCTCGGTAGGGGGCTCATGCCCGGGTGCACCCCCGGGAGCGCGATACTGGTCACATGCGGTTGACGGACTTCTGGCAGCGAATGGCGGACCACTTCGGCGCGGCGTACGCCGACTCCTTCGCGCGTGATCATGTGATGTCGCAGCTCGGCGGCCGGACGGT is a window from the Streptomyces luomodiensis genome containing:
- a CDS encoding AraC family transcriptional regulator, whose translation is MANRESARHWRYPQLPGVDLLRARYIDKTFVWHTHETFVIAAVTEGVEEFHHRGTVERTGPGGIALINPEVPHTGRAGAPEGWAYSVLYPAPDLVAGVAAETTTLRGMAGFRVPTVDDPQAARLVTAVHRAAEEGNALAADSLLRIALVRLLREYGGPLPERTARTAGARTAARARAILQERMADPPSLERLAAELGTGPFALLRAFRAVYGMPPHTWLTDARVRQARRLLDAGRAPAEAAVAVGFTDQSHLNRHFTRIVGVPPGAYRRERARTYKTESEAVS
- a CDS encoding AzlD domain-containing protein — protein: MITWIAIGVTAVGCYLVKLLGLSVPAGVLERPLVRRLAALLPVALLAALTAQQTFGDGPHLVLDARAAGLGAAALALVLRAPFLVVVAVAVAVTAGVRAL
- a CDS encoding AzlC family ABC transporter permease, with translation MRDVPEQIETRTDPVALPADPAVVRDALGVGVAVGLSGFAFGVTSAGAGLGLLQTCALSLLVFTGASQFALVGALAAGGNPFTAAAGAFFLGVRNAFYGLRLSGLLGLPRAVRPLAAHWVIDETSAVALAQPDRRTARLGFTVTGLTLYVLWNLTTLLGVLGASALGDTDAWGLDAAGPAVFLALLAPMLSGTVERAVAALGVLLVLLSQPVLPAGVPVLVAALAAPVVLTVRGRVSRTTEPGERR
- a CDS encoding ATP-dependent helicase, which translates into the protein MARSALDGFSPATRGWFTGAFTAPTPAQEGAWRAIGEGSDVLVVAPTGSGKTLAAFLAALDKLAGEPPPAEPKKRCRVLYVSPLKALAVDVERNLRSPLTGIRQEAVRLGLPEPQIRVGTRSGDTPPAERRALAARPPDILITTPESLFLMLTSATREALRGVETVILDEVHAVAGTKRGAHLALSLERLDELLEHPARRIGLSATVRPVDEVARFLSPRRKVEIVQPPSGKEFDLSVVVPVEDLGELGGSPAQEGEAGERPSIWPHVEERITDLVQAHRSTIVFANSRRLAERLCNRLNEIAYERATGEALPEDHSPAELMAEAGAARGAPALLARAHHGSVSKEQRALVEEDLKAGRLPAVVATSSLELGIDMGAVDLVVQVESPPSVASGLQRVGRAGHQVGAVSTGVVFPKYRGDLVQAAVVTERMREGAIESLRVPANPLDVLAQQLIAMTAMDTWDVDELLALVRRAAPFASLPESAYTSVLDMLAGRYPSDAFAELRPRLVWDRVAHTVTGRPGAQRLAVTSGGTIPDRGLFGVFLAGADTKKGGGRVGELDEEMVYESRVGDVFTLGTTSWRIEDITRDRVLVSPAPGVPGRLPFWKGDQLGRPLELGRALGAFLREIGALAPEDARLRLLAAGLDAWAAENVIGYLDEQRRACGHVPDDRTIVVERFRDELGDWRVVVHSPFGAQVHAPWALALGARLAERYAIDAQVMHADDGIVLRLPDADLMGLDLLDADPMRQGVEYDAEQSPVGAADVAFDKGEIGQVVTDQVGGSALFASRFRECAARALLLPRRDPGKRTPLWQQRQRAAQLLQVASEFGSFPIVLEAVRECLQDVFDVPGLTELMGDIEARRVRLVEVTTPEPSPFARSLLFGYVAQFLYEGDSPLAERRAAALSLDSRLLAELLGQAELRELLDADVLAELERELQWLTEDRRVKDAEGVADVLRLLGPLTGAELAERGAEPGWADDLAGARRVIRVRIAGEDHWAAVEDAGRLRDALGTALPVGVPEAFTEPVKDPLGDLLARYARTHGPFTSAQAAARFGLGTAVTEGALHRLAASGRVVQGEFHPSGVGQEWCDAAVLRRLRRRSLAALRHELEPVAPSALAAFLPQWQHLGTHSLRGIDGLVRAIEQLQGAPVPASALEKLVLPSRVSDYTTTMLDELTASGEVVWAGAGALPGKDGWVTLHLADTAPLLLHTPHPLEAGPLHRAVLDALAGGYGLFFRQIADQARAAGHEFQDPQLAEALWDLVWAGRVTGDTLAPLRSLLGSGRTAGSTAHRAKRTVPRGRYGGLTGRTGRPTASRNGPPTVAGRWSLLPEREPEPTHRAHALARTLLDRHGVVTRGAVAAEGVEGGFSAAYRVLSAFEETGQARRGYVVEGLGAAQFAMDGAVDRLRAVSTARDRAAAPAFDGQRRESRRAVVLAAADPANAYGAALPWPDPPADASHRPGRKAGAMVVLVDGELTLYMERGGKTLLAWPAGEAEAASPEDDARLWAAVEALAESARAGALGSVTVERVNGGQALSSPTGKLLESAGFHPTPRGFRLRP
- a CDS encoding DUF3046 domain-containing protein; the encoded protein is MRLTDFWQRMADHFGAAYADSFARDHVMSQLGGRTVHQALEDGWEAKDVWRGVCAAMEIPEGKR